ACGGTTTCCCGGGTCGCCAGCCAGCAGGCCGCGCAGCTCGCCACGACGTCCTGTCCGGGATTGTGCTTCTCCGAGAGCGCGAGGTTACGCGCGGACAGGGCGAGCCTCGGCAGCTCGCCACCACCACAATAGCCGATGGAGGCGGAACAACAGTTCCAGTCCGGGATGGTGTTCAGGGAGATATCCAGCGTGTCGCACATGGACTCGACGGACTTGAGGTAGTTCGAGGACGATGCGCCCTTTTGCGACGAACAACCCGGGTAGAATGAATATTCTTTGGTCGCCATTCGCTGGCTCCTCCTTACGCGTTTTTCGCCGAGCCGCCCTTTGCATCGACACGGGCGGACTCGAGCTCTTCGGCCTTCTTCAGCATGGCATGAAACCCCTTGAGGTCCTTGATCGAGTGTCCGCCCACCATCTCCATGGGGCTCATACGCTTGGTCTTCAGCATGCCGAGGCCCACCGGTGCCATTTTCAACGAGGTCTTGACCCCCTCGGAGAAGCCGTTCATGAAATACAGGTTCACACCGAGTTTCAACTCGTTGATGCGGCCCTTCTTCACGAGATTGTCCCAGAATCGCTGCGAAAACTTGTACGTCGGCTGCTCCTTCGGTGCGAGGCCGAGTCGCGTCGCATAGTGGGCCAGACCGTGCATGATGTGCGTGATGGGCAGTTCCCTGGGACAGCGCACGATGCAGTTATAGCAGGACGTGCACATCCACATGGAGGTGGAACTCAGGACTTCGTCGCGCTTGTTGGCGCGAATCATCATGAAGATCTCCTGGGGCGGATGGTCC
The sequence above is drawn from the Gammaproteobacteria bacterium genome and encodes:
- a CDS encoding 4Fe-4S dicluster domain-containing protein — translated: MSEDINVAQVERYRNNFLKEVTDNVEEGEWVRMCMQCGVCSGSCPLGPYWDHPPQEIFMMIRANKRDEVLSSTSMWMCTSCYNCIVRCPRELPITHIMHGLAHYATRLGLAPKEQPTYKFSQRFWDNLVKKGRINELKLGVNLYFMNGFSEGVKTSLKMAPVGLGMLKTKRMSPMEMVGGHSIKDLKGFHAMLKKAEELESARVDAKGGSAKNA